Below is a window of Mixophyes fleayi isolate aMixFle1 unplaced genomic scaffold, aMixFle1.hap1 Scaffold_1979, whole genome shotgun sequence DNA.
ccttatcgcatggataaggattgaactatttctcagatttattaaaaacggatcacagaagcagcagttgcgataaactgctgttcctgtgataaaaaaaaaaatcgcacttaccccgcctcttccgaATGCGgtgtccacggatctcctccaggtgttcttcattttcctttactctggaactgcgcatgtgcagttcgaaaaactgcacatgcgcaaaaaaaaacatccccgatctgtctctgcaactatagttgcagagacagcggTGAATGACagcgagggatcatgtgatccctccacacatgcgctgtccagctctgctcttcggaccagagctgacagcactgaaatctgacagcactgaaatctgacatttATGATAATaagcgccagcttcagctggcgtacattatcaagacaagtttcccccaaaaaaatagtttttttcggaaCATGTTAGATTACGGCCAAGAGAAGTCACCATACTAttcggtgactgctcccaaaaacgtagaggagtgcaaagcagcatatatccacgatatctgctacgATGCACCCTttataaatatgcggaggacacagagggaccttaatttcacggtaagagcactattgtgctttcttaaatatgccccattggcTTTGGAAGTGCTGGGACGTCCCCAGCCTGCTCCCCTAAAAACATCCCTTAGGTGCTGCACACACCGGCCACTAGTACTTGTGACATTGAAGGGGCATCACTcagtgggacatatctcccaactgtcaccgAATCAGGACAAAAGTCCTTAAATGTGGGACGGCAGGACTGTCCCTCCAGAATCAATTGCTTCCATGGTGTTGGTGGTTATCACGTTGAACAACCCAGCCAGTGTGGTAAACAGCCCGGCTGACATGTTGATCTCATCTGGAGGGACAGATCGCTGCTCGGTATGTTCTTAGTATGTTGATCACTCCCATGTGAAACAGGCTTGTAAAACATGACAGATCCTCTTTAAATTACACCCTTCATGTATGCagtgaggcagccatgttgtttcctgaactaatattcatgagaatacaagaTATCAAGTGACCAGTAGGTAGTGACCACTGAGGCCTGAAGTACAGAGATTCCTCTTGTTCCTAATTAATTGATGTTGCACTGAAGGCTGCATTGTTCATGTATATTGGTTTACCCCCAACATGTCTGtatccactgtgtgcaggtggaGACCACTGTAAGATGCAGTTTGACTTGTGATCAAAAACTTGTTTATGTATCTTGAGAGATCTCaagctataaaattaattaaaaataatatatagtaatatgtgTTTGTTACTTTGCAGCCtgtgttacagaatgaatggacagtgCTGAGTCAAGGTACCTTCAATATGGGCATGAGAGGCTGCAAGCAGACTAAATATACATCTCAACTATGCCCAGCACCCTGCTCTTGGTGTTGAAAAATAATTAAGAGAAGGAATTTGATAAAGCCAGAGAAGTACACAGATGCCAGCGAACATATTTTGCTCAGCTTACTTTGTAGAGGATTAGTCTTTGGGTTTTTACTACAAATACTACATTGTGAACTATCATAATGATTATCTTGTAGCTTAAACCACTagaatgttttacatttacataatatgCAGTCAAACAACCAAAAACCGCGCACACAGCCATGTACAATCGATCAACTAAAGGAGACATTAAATTGCTTTACTTCGTAAGCTATACACTGCAAACAATAGGAGCGACTGAGCGGGAATTTTAAATTCGCAAACGGTTGAGCGCTCAGCGAATCAGTGATAAGGGGGGAACCGAAGCCCGCGTCACACAACGTACAAAGAACCGCTGCCTACTGGACACGCCCCCTTCCTCTTATGTCCCCTATCAGGTCCGACCCAGCTGCATAAAAGAAGCTTGTTGCGCAGCTAAACTGTATCAGTTGGAACATTTTTGACTGAAAGTTACATCATGTCTGGACGCGGTAAAGGAGGCAAGGGGCTCGGGAAAGGCGGTGCtaagaggcacaggaaggttcTCCGTGATAACATCCAGGGcatcactaaaccagctatccgtCGTTTAGCTCGTAGGGGAGGTGTGAAGCGCATCTCTGGGCTCATCTACGAGGAAACCCGCGGTGTCTTGAAGGTCTTCCTGGAGAATGTGATCCGTGATGCCGTCACTTACACAGAGCACGCAAAGAGAAAGACTGTCACAGCCATGGATGTCGTGTATGCCCTGAAACGTCAGGGTCGCACTCTGTACGGATTcggaggctaatttctttgtctatccCATTACAAACCACAAAGGCCCTTCTAAGGGCCGCCCACTATGTCTGTAAAGAGCTGTACGACTAATGTCCAGGACCGTGAGAGGTTTAGCTCCCTAATATCACGTTACACACACACCTATGATTACTTGTTTCTGCACAATACTGTGATTATCGACGCCATCGTTCAGTCTGTAATTTATATTAGCTATAATGGGGCCACATCGATTTCATCCCGTGTATAAATTGAGCGGTCTAATCTGTTTACAGCATGCGTCTACTAATTTATACCCCCACATGCTGCTTGCCATATTTGGGTGGATGTGCAAGTGAATCACTACCCCGGAACCCGCTTGCTCTTTGGAGCCACCCACCTTTTCCCGAGATATTGTGTAAAAGGCTGTTGGCTTTGGGAGGGGAATGTTGACGGATTCTCGTGAATTGCACAGTATTACCAGAGGGAACAAAGGAAACGAGTCAGACGTGGACAACAACGGCCCAGTGTTAATTATCTAATCGCGCTGATCATATAGAATATGTGTAATTAGAATCCACATCGGCAAACAAAATGCAGAGATTTTACACATAGATAATAACTTCTGATTAAAATGTTACTACACAGAATAATGCTGCAGCTCGTTTAGAGAAAGatttggtggctctgaaaagagcctttgtgctgtGTGTAAGTCAGTGCCGAGTCCTTATGCCCTCTCCCCTCGGATCCTGCGGGCCAGCTGGATGTCTTTGGGCATGATGGTCACCCTCTTAGCGTGGATGGCGCACAGGTTGGTGTCCTCGAAGAGCCCCACCAGATAAGCCTCGCTGGCCTCTTGCAGAGCCATGACAGCCGAGCTCTGGAAGCGCAGGTCGGTCTTGAAGTCCTGGGCGATCTCCCGCACCAAGCGCTGGAAGGGCAGCTTGCGGATCAACAGCTCAGTGGACTTCTGGTAGCGGCGGATCTCCCTCAGAGCGACGGTGCCTGGCCGGTAACGGTGAGGTTTCTTCACACCACCGGTAGCTGGGGCGCTCTTCCGGGCGGCTTTAGTTGCCAGCTGCTTGCGGGGAGCTTTCCCACCGGTGGACTTACGAGCGGTCTGCTTGGTCCTGGCCATAGTTCTACTGATTCTATAAAGAATATAAGATGCAGATTCTTAACAATCCTATTTATACAGTGTGCTGCAATGCAATTGGATGAGTTAAGAACGCCCTTCAAATTGATTGGCTTAAAAACTGCGTCTTAACTTTCAAAATGCCCGCCTAAATTCTTTGCTTATTACTTGACTcgtaatttttaatattatatattattataacttaAGAAGGCCTGGCAAGCTCTCGAATTAAATgatgtgtaataataaaaaattaagtgtTTCCAGTCACGATaattacaatgtatgtaaaaaagcTATCCACATTGACCACACGGGGGTGCCATTGCATCACATTCAGCGAAGACGAGAGGGATAATAACTAGGGATAGTAAAAGGATTCGAACCACGTCAGGGAATATAATCACTTTTGTAGATCTATATTTATGCCTTGTTGATAATGACAAACACGGGTTTTAAATTATCGATCTGAAATCACTGtgcaattatttgtatttgtgatCCAATGTTTTCCTGCTCTTCTTGGAGTCTCCACGGCCGAGGCCTCTGCTGGAGGCTTTGATTGTTTCAGACATTTTTCCCGCACAAAACCAAACCACTGGTGACCTGGGGTCACTATATATCCGAATACGTAGGTGGCTATAATAGCCCTGGACAATGCCTTTTCATTACATCAGGTGGTTTGCTTAGCAAAAATTCGATTAATGTCCCCTTCCTCCCAATGCCAACTGAAGGGGATGAAGGGAAGCTGGACAAGTTACCAGCAGTTCCCGCAGACCGCAAGGGGTTGTTGAGATGACCTGAACACAACAAGCTGTGTTTGTCTGTGAACATCTGCAGTCGTTTCTACCTGTGGCAGCTGACTATCTCAAGCTCTAGGCTGCTGGTAATCATCTATTGAGAGTTATCTGGTAGGACCCTGCCATTAATGTATGGATAAGAGAGATGAGACCCGTTGTAGATGGTAAAGAGGTCGGATATGTTTTTAGTACCTTTGATAAGCTTACTCAGCAGCAAATGTCAGCACATGATTTACAGCTGACAAGCTGGAGAACGAGCAGACACTATCATATGTCCTATAAAGGTCTCATTACTTCCCTCAAAAGAAACACAAAAGAGATCGCAGACATCCTGGAACTGCAGAGAAGGAATAGTGGGCGTGGCTTCGCTATCCACCAATAAACACAGCGGCTGGTTCTTTATCTCAGCCAATGGCCGCATATCCCTGAGCTGTATATAAATTCTTGGTTGAACAAGTCCTACAACTAAACGTGTCAGTTTGAGCATAGAGTCATAGTCATTTGTATTGGAGGATGTCTGAGCCAGTCCCAGCCGCAGCGCCTGCTGCTCCAGCAGAGGCCCCCGCCAAGAGTAAGCGGCCCAAGAAAGCAGCTTCAGCAGGATCCATGAAGAGCAGCAAAGCGTCCGGTCCCAGCGTGTCTGAGCAGATTGTAAAGGTGGCAGCTGCATCCAAGGAGCGTAATGGGATTTCCCTGGCCGCTGTGAAGAAAGCTCTGGCTGCCGGAGGATACGATGTGGAGAAGAACAACAGCCGCCTGAAGTTGGCGATCAAGAGCTTGGTGACCAAAGAAACCCTCATCCAGGTGAAAGGCAGCGGTGCCTCCGGCTCCTTTAAGCTGAACAAGAAACAGTTGGACAGCAAGGACAAGGCGGTGAAGAAGGCAGCAGTGGCCAAAGCCAAGAAAGTATCCAAGTCCCCCAAGAAGGCTCCGAGCGCATCCAAGAGCCCTAAAAAGGCGAAAAAACCGGCAGTTGCCAAGAAGGCTGCAAAAAGCCCAAAGAAGCCAAAAGTCGCTGTGAAATCCAAGAAGGTGGCCAAGAGCCCGGCCAAGAAGGCAGCGAAGCCTAAAGTGACCAAGAGCCCGGCCAAGAAGGCGGCTAAGCCTAAAGTGGCCAAGAAGGCAGCGAAGCCTAAAGTGaccaagagcccggctaagaaAGCAGCGAAGCCCAAGAAGACAGCTCCTAAGAAGAAGTAAAACTGCAGATCCGCACTCCGGTGCCCCgttacacaaaggctcttttgagagccaCCCACTCGGTCTTGACTGAGCTATAATGTACCCCCCCCATCCATCCTCTATCTTTTACCCTGTGGTGGTGACTGCTTCTGGCTCAACAAAGCAGATGTGAACCCCTTATGGTCCCCGGTAACAAATACCTCCAGACATCTGACTAGTTTACACACACATTGATAGTTACATACACATAACGTCAGTGCACCGTGACAATGGTTATTTTCTATAAGCAATTATGTCGCTCTTCTACACCCCGTGTGTAGCTTCATAAACCGTTTACTGCCCCTGAACAAAATGAGCAAAGGACGGAA
It encodes the following:
- the LOC142120120 gene encoding histone H4 is translated as MSGRGKGGKGLGKGGAKRHRKVLRDNIQGITKPAIRRLARRGGVKRISGLIYEETRGVLKVFLENVIRDAVTYTEHAKRKTVTAMDVVYALKRQGRTLYGFGG
- the LOC142120130 gene encoding histone H3, encoding MARTKQTARKSTGGKAPRKQLATKAARKSAPATGGVKKPHRYRPGTVALREIRRYQKSTELLIRKLPFQRLVREIAQDFKTDLRFQSSAVMALQEASEAYLVGLFEDTNLCAIHAKRVTIMPKDIQLARRIRGERA
- the LOC142120129 gene encoding histone H1.5-like yields the protein MSEPVPAAAPAAPAEAPAKSKRPKKAASAGSMKSSKASGPSVSEQIVKVAAASKERNGISLAAVKKALAAGGYDVEKNNSRLKLAIKSLVTKETLIQVKGSGASGSFKLNKKQLDSKDKAVKKAAVAKAKKVSKSPKKAPSASKSPKKAKKPAVAKKAAKSPKKPKVAVKSKKVAKSPAKKAAKPKVTKSPAKKAAKPKVAKKAAKPKVTKSPAKKAAKPKKTAPKKK